The genomic window TAGTGTACCGAGGTCTATATTGTGTTGTCCACCATCTTGGATGCCAGGTAGTGTACCGAGGTCTATATTGTGTTGTCCACCATCTTGGATGCCATGTAGTGTACCGAGGTCTATATTGTGTTGTCCACCATCTTGGATGCCAGGTAGTGTACCGAGGTCTATATTGTGTTGTCCACCATCTGGGTGGCCAGGTAGTGTACCGAGGTCTATTGTGTGTGTCCACCATCTTGATGCATGTAGGGTACCGAGGTCTATATTGTGTTGTCCCCCATCTTGGATGCCAGGTTGTGTAACCGAGTCTATATTGTGTTGTCCACCATCTTGGATGCCAGGTAGTGTACCGAGGTCTATATTGTGTTGTCCACCATCTTGGATGCCATGTAGTGTACCGAGGTCTATATTGTGTTGTCCACCATCTTGGATGCCAGGTAGTGTACCGAGGTCTATATTGTGTTGTCCACCATCTTGGATGCCAGGTAGTGTACCGAGGTCTATATTGTGTTGTCCACCATCTTGGGTACTGAGTGGTGTACCAAGGTCTATATTGTGTTGTCCACCATCTTGGATGCCATGTAGTGTACCGAGGTCTATATTGTGTTGTCCACCATCTTGGGTACTGGGTAGTGTACCAAGGTCTGTACTGTGTTGTCCACCATCTTGGGTACTGGGTGGTGTACCATGGATTGTAGCAAGGTGTTGCCCACCACCTCGGGTACTGGGTGGTGTACCAGGGTCTGTATCTAGTTGTCCTCCATCTTGGGTAGCTTGTAGTATACCACGGTCTGTATCTATTTGTCCTCCATCTTGGGTAGCTGGTAGTATACCAGGGTCTGTATCTAGTTGTCCTCCATCTTGGGTAGCTTGTAGTATACCAAGGTCTGTATCTATTTGTCCTCCATCTTGGGTAGCTGGTAGTATACCAGGGTCTGTATCTAGTTGTCCTCCATCCTGGGTAGCTTGTAGTATACCACGGTCTGTATCTATTTGTCCTCCATCTTGGGTAGCTGGTAGTATACCACGGTCTGTATCTATTTGTCCTCCATCTTGGGTAGCTTGTAGTATACCAGGGTCTGTATCTAGTTGTCCTCCATCCTGGGTAGCTTGTAGTATACCACGGTCTGTATCTATTTGTCCTCCATCTAGGGTAGCTTGTAGTATACCACGGTCTGTATCTATTTGTCCTCCATCTTGGGTAGCTTGTAGTATACCAGGGTCTGTATCTAGTTGTCCTCCATCTTGGGTAGCTTGTAGTATACCACGGCCTGTATCTATTTGTCCTCCATCTTGGGTAGCTTGTAGTATACCACGGTCTGTATCTATTTGTCCTCCATCTAGGGTAGCTTGTAGTATACCAAGGTCTGTAACTATTTGTCCTCCATCTAGGGTAACTTGTGGTATACCAAGGTCTGTAATGCTTCGTTCTCCATCTTGGGTAACTCGTAGTGTACCACGGGTTGCATAGATTTGTCCACCATTGAGGATTACTTGTGGTGTACCACGGCCAGTTGGGAGTAGTACCCCATCTTGGGTAGTTGGTAGTGTACCACGGCCAGTAGTTTGTTGTCCTCCATCTTGGGTAGTTGGTGGTGTACCAAGGTCTGTATTGTGTTGTCCACCATCTTGGGTAGTTGGTGGTGTACCTCGGCCTGTACAGAGTTGTACCCCATCTTGGGTAGTTGGTGGTGTACCAAGGCCAGTTGCGATTTGTACCCCAGTTTGGTGCAGGATGCTTGGCGATGATATTAGACGAAGCCTCTGGTTTCCTCGTTGAGTTTTCTTGCTTCGTTTTTATAGTATCATTTCTTGCTTCCTTCTTTAGGTGACTACTATTGTTTTGTGTTACTG from Octopus sinensis unplaced genomic scaffold, ASM634580v1 Contig05011, whole genome shotgun sequence includes these protein-coding regions:
- the LOC115227579 gene encoding uncharacterized protein DDB_G0290685-like; the protein is KKTQRGNQRLRLISSPSILHQTGVQIATGLGTPPTTQDGVQLCTGRGTPPTTQDGGQHNTDLGTPPTTQDGGQQTTGRGTLPTTQDGVLLPTGRGTPQVILNGGQIYATRGTLRVTQDGERSITDLGIPQVTLDGGQIVTDLGILQATLDGGQIDTDRGILQATQDGGQIDTGRGILQATQDGGQLDTDPGILQATQDGGQIDTDRGILQATLDGGQIDTDRGILQATQDGGQLDTDPGILQATQDGGQIDTDRGILPATQDGGQIDTDRGILQATQDGGQLDTDPGILPATQDGGQIDTDLGILQATQDGGQLDTDPGILPATQDGGQIDTDRGILQATQDGGQLDTDPGTPPSTRGGGQHLATIHGTPPSTQDGGQHSTDLGTLPSTQDGGQHNIDLGTLHGIQDGGQHNIDLGTPLSTQDGGQHNIDLGTLPGIQDGGQHNIDLGTLPGIQDGGQHNIDLGTLHGIQDGGQHNIDLGTLPGIQDGGQHNIDLGTLPGIQDGGQHNIDLGTLHGIQDGGQHNIDLGTLPGIQDGGQHNIDLGTLPGIQDGGQHNIDLGTLHGIQDGGQHNIDLGTLPGIQDGGQHNIDLGTLPGIQDGGQHNIDRGSPPIDQHVMKEVLLVDKLLLTHQYRSLSLKGTYIFYIERFYPSSSSSLSS